GAGGTGCTGGGCACGATCTTCCTCACGCTCGCCCTGCGCGCGGGCGACCTGTCGCTAGTGCAGCCGCTGCTGGGCCTGCTTCCGCCGCTGGTGATGGCGGGCGGCGTCGTTTTCCTGGACGAGGTGCCCACGCGCGAGGCGGGGCTCGGCGTCGTGCTCGTGACGATGGGGGTGTACTGTGTGGGGCTCGCGCCGGGCGCGTCGCTGCTCCAGCCGCTGCGGGCGCTGGCGCGCGAGCGGGCGAGCTGGTTCGCCGTGGCCTCGGCGTGCTCGTGGAGCCTGGCCACGCTGGTACACAAGATCGGGATCGCGGCGGTCGGACCGTTCCCGTGGGCCGCCACGCTGGCGCTCGGGACGGGCCTGGTGCTGGCCGCGCTCCTCCCCTGGATGGCGTGGAAGGCGCCGGCGGGGACCGGCCTCCCCGTCGCCGGAACGCCGTGGGGGCGGTTCGTGGTGCTCGCGGGGTGCTTCTTCGCGCTGCAGCAGGTCTGCCTCCACCTCGCCTTCCGCGCCACGCAGACGGGCTACGTCATCGCCATCACCTCCACCGGAATCCTGTTCGCGACCGTGCTTGGAATCGTGCTCCTCCGCGAGCGCGCGGCGGCCCGCATGCGGCTGGCCGGCGCGCTCCTCATCAGCGGCGGCGCGATGCTGGTGGCGCTGTTCGGCTGATCGCCTTCTTGAATCGTCCGCGCCGTGCGCCCATCTTCAGTCCCGTTGGTCCACTCCGACCCTCTTCCCTGCATCCACATGGCCGATCGGTACCGCATCGTCGCGAAAGACGGGGCTCTCCACCTGGAGGAGACCGGCTTCTTTGGCAAAGACCTGGGTGAGCTCCACGAGACCTGGGGTGGCAAGCTGGAGACGCGGAACCTCCTGGCGGGCGACTACGTGCTCGAGGACATCTCGGGGCTGTTCTCGTCAGGGCAGAAGTACAAAATTACCCTTCCCGACGGCACCACCGGCACACTCACCAAGGGCACTTTCAGCGACAGCTACGACTTCGAGGCGGATTGAACCACCCATCGGCCGCGTGGAAAAGGAAGCGAGCCCCCAGGGACGTCCCGGGGGCTCGGCGCGGCCGCTTCAGTTGTTCCCCCGGCCTTTCCCGGAGGGGTTGCCAGTGGTGCTCGGCCCGTTGGGCGGGCGGGGCGCCGGGTTCTGCTTCGACATGGAGATCTCCTCGTCATTCCCTCGACGGTTGATCGGCGACAGGTGGAGGGAATTGCGCCTGCCGTCGGTTGTGGCTCGTGCATCAAGTAACGAGCCGAAAGGCGCGCGAGTTTCGCACGTGTGCCGATCGAGTGGCGGCTGCGCACCCTGGCGTCGAAGCGGCGCCCGCTGTACCTGATGGGAGTCCGAATCCAATTTCATCCCCAGAACATCCCCCACGTGAAGCCGACCATCATCACGCGCACACTGCTCGCGCCGGCGCTCATCGCCGCCGCGCTGACCGCCGCTCCGCTGCACGCATCGATGCCGGGCGACACGACACCCAAGGCGCGGCCGGTGGCGCGCCGCACGGGGGAGAGCCCGGAGCTGGCGCGGCGCATGGGGTGGCCGGTCGAGGGGCCGCGCGCGCTTCCCGGCGCTCTCCTGCCGGGCAGGCGGATCGTGTGCTACTACGGCAACCCGGCGTCGCGGCGGATGGGCGCGCTCGGGCAGTATCCCAAGGCCGAGATGCTCCAGCGGCTGCAGCGCGAGGTGGCGCGCTGGAACGCAGCGGACCCGGAGCACCCGGTGAAGCCCTGCCTGCACCTCATCGCGTCGGTAGCGCAGGCGGACGCGGGGCCGTCTGGGCACTACCGCGCCATCGTTCGCGACTCCACCGTGCGGATGGTGCACCAGTGGGCGCGCGAGGTGAACGGCGTGCTGTTCGTGGACCTGCAGATCGGCACGGACAACATCCGCAGCCTGCTGCCGCGCTTCGAGTGGATCCTCCGCAACCCTGACGTGCACCTGGGGCTCGATCCCGAGTTCTACATGAAGAGCGGGCACCGCCCCGGCACGCGCGTGGGCACCATGAGCGCCGCCGACGTGAACTACGCGGCAGGCTTCCTGGCCGACCTGGTGCGCAAGCACAACCTGCCGCCCAAGGTGCTGGTGGTGCACCGCTTCACCCGCCGCATGCTCACCGACGCGCCCTCGATCCGACTGCGCCCGGAGGTGCAGTTCGTGGTGCACATGGACGGCTGGGGCCCTCCCACCCTGAAGCGCGACTCGTACGAGGCGTTCGTGGTGCGGGAGCCGGTGCAGTACACGGGCTTCAAGCTCTTCTACCACAACGACACCAAGCAGGGCCACCCCCTGATGTCCCCGCGCGACCTCCTCCGCCTGGAGCCGAAGCCGCTGTACATCCAGTACCAGTAGGATAGGCTGTACCGGCGGTTGAAACCGCTGCAACAACCGCGGGAAGCCTGCCTTCGCAGGCTCAGTGGGCGGGGTTCGGTGCGGGATGGCGATGCATGCGCGTCGCGGTAGTCGCCGCTGGATGAATCCCCCGGCTGGAACCACGGGAAGACGGCTGAAGCCGGCTCGGGCATCTGGACCCGTGAAGGCGGACTTGCGCGTTTCGAGCAGCGCGTACATTCGCTCTGGACCCGGATCTCGCCCGCGAGTCCGCGAAGGCGGACTTTGTGCTGTTGTTGCTGCGAGTTCACTCGCCACCCCCCACCCATGCGCATCCACCTCGCCCCGCGCCTGAAGAAGACGCTCCGCGCCTTGCTGGCGGCCGGGGCGATGACGGGCTGCGGCGCGCAGGCAGTGACGCCCGCGCTGGCCATCGTCGACGTCGCGCTGATCGACGGCGTGAGCGACACGGTGCGCGCGCACCAGACGGTGATCGTGCGCGACGGCAAGGTCGTGGAGGTGGGGCCCGCCGCGCGGACGGAGGTGCCGCGCGGCGCCCGGCGAATCGACGGGCGCGGGCGGTGGCTGATGCCCGGGCTGTGGGACATGCACGTGCACGCCTTCGCCCACGACTTTCCGAACTTCTCGGCGCCGCTGATGCTGGCGTGGGGCGTCACCGGCGCGCGCGACATGGGCTTCTACGTCGACACCGCGCGCTTCTGGCGCGGCGAGGTGGAGGCGCGGCGCGTCGAGGGGCCGCGCGTGGTCATCGGTGGACGGCTGGACGGTCCGGTCAACCGCGCGCCCTGGGTCGCGCGCGCGGCGACGGACGCGGAAGCGCGCCACGCGGTGGACTCGCTCGCGGAGGCGGGGGCGGACTTCATCAAGGTCTACAGCAACCTGAACCGGGCCGCGTACTTCGGGGCGGCGGACCAGGCGCGCCGCCGCGGGATCGTCATCGCGGGCCACGTGCCGTACCCGGTCTCGATGCTGGAAGCGGTGCGCGCGGGCCAGCGCAGCATCGAGCACGAGGACGACCTCATGCGCGCCTGCAGCCGCGACGATGCCACGCTGCGCCACGAGCTGGCCACGAAGCCCGCCGGCGCGCCGGTATCCGAGGAGCTCGCGGTGATCCGCGACCACGCCCGCCGCATGCGCACGGGCTACGATGCGCCACGCTGCACCGCCGTCCTTTCCGCGATGGCGCGCGCTGGGACGAGGCTCACCCCCACGCTCGTCGTCTATCAGCCCTACCTGGCGCGCACCGACACCGCGGTCATGCACCCGTCCGCGCTGTCACAGGTTCCCCCGCGCCTCCAAGCGGAGTGGCGGAGGCGCCTGGACCGCACGACCGCGGCGGACAGCGGCATCGCCGCGGCGTTCTTCAGCCTGGCGCGCACCGGCGAGGCCCACCGGCTGGGCGTGCGGCTGATGGCGGGGACTGACGCGCCGCTCGCCTTCGTCTATCCCGGCCTGTCCATGCACGACGAGCTGGCCCTCCTTGTGCGCGCCGGCCTGACGCCGATGCAGGCGCTCCGCGCGGCCACCTACGAGCCCGCAGCCTACCTGGGCGCGCTCGACTCGCTCGGCACCGTCCGCCCCGGCCGCGCCGCCGACCTCGTCCTCCTCGACCGCGATCCCATCGCCGACATCCGCAACACCCGCTCGATCTCCGCCGTCATCGCCCGCGGACGCGTGTTGGACCGGGCGGCGCTGCTGCGGCGGGTCACGCGGGCCTCATCCGGGCGGGCCAGGTAGACCATGGTGCACCACTCACTCGCGTCCGCCTTCCCGCTGAAGCATTCTCTAACATCGCTGGAATGATGATCCGATCGTTGCTCTTGCTCATCCTCACCCTCGCCGCGGCGCGGTCCGTTCATGCGCAGGGCACCACGCGCACGGATCCACCCAACTCCGGTGGACTGCGTGCCGCGTACGACCCGCGTCTACTTGCAACCACTGGAGCACGCGCCCCGCTGGGACCGGCCGCCTCCGTCGAGGCGGCGCTCACGCTTCCGGCCCCGGCACGCGGCAGCTACTGGAAGGCGGGAGCGATCGTCGGGGGCGTGCTCGGCGGCGTCGTTGGCGGTGCGGGCGGCTATGCGTTGGACAACATAGAACGGCCAAGTCCGCGTGCTGGCGAGTTCACGTTTATCGGCGCGGCGGGCGGGGCGCTCGCGGGGGCACTGCTCGGCGCGGGCATCGGCGCGCTGATCGGCAAGTAGCGGCTCCTGCATCCGCCGCGGAAGCACGCTGTGACCACGCTCTATTCCGGAGAAACCTGAAATGGTGACCAGGCTTGAGAAACCGCTCAAACGCGAGATCGAGGTGGACGGCACGATCTACGTCGTCACGCTGGAGCCGGACCGCTTGAGGATCACGAAGAAGGGGAAGCGAAAGGGCCTCGAGCTACCCTGGGCGCAGATCCTGAGCGGCGACGCCGGGCTGGCCGCCGCGCTTCAGGCATCCGTCGCGTCGCCGAGCAAGTAGATCGAACCCGCGGCCCCGCTACGAACGGGCCGCGCGGCACTTCGCGCGCGACAGGGTGAACACCACGCCGCCGAGCGCGCCGGCGCATAGATAGAGGGGCAGGACGGCGAGGTCGAAGCGCGTGCCGGTGAGCCCGGCCGCGAACCCGCGCGAGTACGACCGCGGGATGAGGGCGACGGTGTACAGCATCGCGAACGCCCCCAGCATGCCGGCGTCGACGAGGCTCCTCTCGGTCTGCTGGGGATCGCGCCGCCGCCTGCCGCCGAGCAACTGCAGGGCAAAGAGCACGATCAGCAGCAGCTTCACGGCCGGACCGATGTCGTCCGCGCCCTTCCACACCGCCCGCGCGAGCTCCTGCAGCGTCGTCGGACCCGGGCCGGGCCCGAACGCCGCGATCAGCAGGCTCGCGCCGAACACCATCGCCACCCACGCGGCCAGCAGCGCCGTGAGGGTGCATCTCAGCTCACTC
Above is a window of Longimicrobium sp. DNA encoding:
- a CDS encoding EamA family transporter, with product EVLGTIFLTLALRAGDLSLVQPLLGLLPPLVMAGGVVFLDEVPTREAGLGVVLVTMGVYCVGLAPGASLLQPLRALARERASWFAVASACSWSLATLVHKIGIAAVGPFPWAATLALGTGLVLAALLPWMAWKAPAGTGLPVAGTPWGRFVVLAGCFFALQQVCLHLAFRATQTGYVIAITSTGILFATVLGIVLLRERAAARMRLAGALLISGGAMLVALFG
- a CDS encoding amidohydrolase family protein → MRIHLAPRLKKTLRALLAAGAMTGCGAQAVTPALAIVDVALIDGVSDTVRAHQTVIVRDGKVVEVGPAARTEVPRGARRIDGRGRWLMPGLWDMHVHAFAHDFPNFSAPLMLAWGVTGARDMGFYVDTARFWRGEVEARRVEGPRVVIGGRLDGPVNRAPWVARAATDAEARHAVDSLAEAGADFIKVYSNLNRAAYFGAADQARRRGIVIAGHVPYPVSMLEAVRAGQRSIEHEDDLMRACSRDDATLRHELATKPAGAPVSEELAVIRDHARRMRTGYDAPRCTAVLSAMARAGTRLTPTLVVYQPYLARTDTAVMHPSALSQVPPRLQAEWRRRLDRTTAADSGIAAAFFSLARTGEAHRLGVRLMAGTDAPLAFVYPGLSMHDELALLVRAGLTPMQALRAATYEPAAYLGALDSLGTVRPGRAADLVLLDRDPIADIRNTRSISAVIARGRVLDRAALLRRVTRASSGRAR